From the Spodoptera frugiperda isolate SF20-4 chromosome 16, AGI-APGP_CSIRO_Sfru_2.0, whole genome shotgun sequence genome, one window contains:
- the LOC118280607 gene encoding uncharacterized protein LOC118280607 isoform X7, which produces MDCEGILKAGSESQDSDEPAPPGISKADFNKSDIGIPTSSTPKPSTSTIGFKLVPSQKGVENAKKRLRAFSIQKKSPMAPVPVPKAISGGNTTVFIGKLSHVKTTPKVEKPDDAEQKKPPKPPKPGQARKTMQDSYTELQKRTLHEIEDMKRKMELVDLGIPLGLICPSATNDKAMPTKAMPPIKTFLARGSGARAAPQSTTRRLLCNSNCITEHCLFNYPSKLDEIIREAKKAKAEGREFKFDYQKILPDYDNPFQRKKDEIEKVRKISEDRDRDRDIRKKLDKERDKSRRKSDKYDKDSRRHSSHRRDDKDKRKDDKDKYRDRDRDRDKSREKTEEKREDKKDERKEDRKDEKKEKEQTPVAKKKSDKPSEKDPKETDVNLSEYLVCDSWSLDNEDRPNFSPKTDDKLKNIPIPKEVKPKETTEAKKDTTDSPKTTPAKKIEKLQPVIDSFKFEIDPNDDELLDMFDESSDIEKFATKTRKKDDSSMFDSPIDMKIFDFDQSKGSDVLTDDTFLESVINEIKQENMSDEDSQDKGLVEYDSPSKESQSPRVERISITPELDERMFVNLQSSRSDYSDGYRSTESGYKSTESGYKSSASSKGDSYRASVEKELVGNFNKFTVDSLETWSFVLKICQPLLFRHDNTKCFRYTRTMPKIWYSEKAKICPCVKDREIVYNELETCKMNLVDRVYGCDQIPEVELPKSRTWYPRFANCLSESNALTPIVPASDWEADDSQNETPLVKDKRRSSTPQRSEEVYLDREYQRYVSSRFMEAVWPDVAESKAGTPRSTTPVRQENRKKKVEDKEGEAEDKKKAKKMKLSSEGWSQESDIEEEVEKSKKIKDKKIRKRKHSSSLSESDEAGKKKKKSMKKKQKDSSKAKTKLAKRRRLSKKYLKKLKEKQKKKKKNESEDEDEEKENKKKEKKLKRKKLQKKKKAQKKKKAKAKSSSSSSSSTTSSSSSDTDSEAEKRKKKKKNAELKKKKRKQSSSESTQSEELFDVNILNNIKTERLTDDEKKQSLVFSPRRQKPREIINVKELQNDFVGNNIHIKKEVEETRQEVVKMADIELEEKEFATESDSVIEPVVPEVTEVHEIKEEISFQESQESQEPLQPHVDQPLLEESNLSQSSQESTTSKDIPYEKDDSHLRPSSQNSNYSFNDVINASQHYQKDEEDKFQEYEQGNYEMYEQLAMAYQSDVAKQSTPSTGEDPFFASQRIETVVRARSRGEIKCDWRAGDEPSTPVPNNNQRPSRWGLKPGQVNIVLTGGDDYPPRNEEPVYQIQTIANRSENNSSGSYDEAYEDMYGASDRLQYGDCFNTDIEPQPAEESNEPIKHKSSLDDRIDQALRTTVLGEVAKEAEEDGDKDGPEKGILVTKAENRGAKRVSFADGYKPGQDSDVEEPPVRKKKKPRRFGCAWPCPATHIDHVPLWDALPPPPPPPGSPPPNIRLAMQMMIQAPMLQQQNMMQPPMMQQTPNMMQQPPNMLQQPPNMLQQPPNMLQQPPQLLQQPPNMLQQPPQMLQQPPQLLQQPPQMLQQPGVKPMMSAPFPMPSKLDPSVSLPNFLPPEPPPSLLTFPITSIKTNIN; this is translated from the exons ATGGATTGCGAAGGGATATTAAAGGCTGGATCGGAGTCCCAGGACTCTGATGAGCCGGCACCGCCAGGTATTTCCAAGGCCGACTTTAATAAG TCTGACATTGGAATACCAACATCCTCAACTCCGAAACCAAGTACGAGTACCATCGGCTTCAAGCTTGTCCCGTCGCAGAAAGGAGTAGAGAATGCCAAGAAGAGATTGAGAGCATTCTCCATACAGAAGAAGAGTCCTATGGCACCTGTTCCTGTACCCAAAGCCATTAGCGGTGGAA ATACAACAGTGTTCATCGGTAAACTAAGTCATGTGAAGACTACTCCGAAGGTGGAGAAGCCTGATGATGCAGAACAGAAGAAGCCGCCAAAGCCTCCGAAACCTGGACAGGCTAGGAAAACTATGCAAG ATTCCTACACAGAACTCCAAAAGCGTACATTACATGAGATAGAAGATATGAAGCGTAAAATGGAACTCGTAGACTTGGGTATTCCTCTGGGTCTGATCTGCCCTAGTGCTACCAACGATAAGGCTATGCCTACCAAAGCTATGCCGCCTATCAAGACATTTTTGg CACGCGGTAGCGGCGCACGCGCAGCTCCCCAGTCGACGACGCGACGGTTGTTATGCAACAGTAACTGCATTACAGAACACTGCTTGTTTAact ATCCGTCTAAATTAGATGAAATTATTAGAGAAGCTAAAAAAGCCAAAGCTGAAGGCAGAGAGTTCAAATTTGATTACCAAAAGATATTACCAGATTACGACAACCCTTTCCAACGTAAAAAAGatgaaattgaaaaagttaGAAAGATAAGTGAAGATAgggatagagatagagatataAGGAAAAAGTTAGATAAGGAAAGAGATAAGAGTAGGAGAAAGAGTGATAAGTATGATAAAGATTCTAGAAGACATTCAAGTCATAGAAGAGATGATAAAGATAAGAGAAAAGATGACAAAGATAAATATAGAGATAgggatagagatagagataaaTCAAGAGAAAAAACTGAAGAAAAGAGAGAGGACAAGAAAGATGAAAGGAAAGAAGATAGGAAAGATGAGAAAAAAGAGAAAGAACAAACTCCAGTAGCTAAGAAGAAATCAGACAAACCTTCTGAAAAAGACCCAAAAGAAACTGATGTGAATCTGAGTGAATATCTGGTTTGTGATAGTTGGTCCTTAGACAACGAAGACAGGCCAAATTTCAGTCCAAAAACAGATGACAAACTCAAAAACATACCAATACCGAAAGAAGTAAAACCTAAAGAAACAACAGAAGCTAAAAAAGATACAACAGACAGTCCAAAAACGACTCCAGCTAAAAAAATCGAGAAGCTACAACCAGTAATCGATTCGTTTAAATTCGAAATCGATCCAAACGATGACGAGTTACTCGATATGTTCGATGAGAGTTCGGATATCGAGAAATTCGCAACAAAAACTCGTAAGAAGGATGATAGTAGTATGTTTGATTCTCCGATAGACATGAAGATATTTGATTTCGATCAGAGTAAAGGATCTGACGTGTTAACAGATGATACGTTTTTAGAATCAGTCATAAATGAGATTAAACAAGAGAATATGAGTGACGAAGACAGTCAGGACAAAGGTTTAGTAGAGTATGACTCTCCTTCGAAAGAGAGTCAGAGTCCTAGAGTAGAGAGAATCTCTATAACTCCAGAATTAGATGAGAGGATGTTTGTGAATCTCCAGTCTAGTAGGAGTGATTATTCCGACGGGTATCGGTCTACTGAAAGTGGGTATAAGTCTACTGAGTCTGGGTATAAGTCCAGTGCCAGTAGCAAAGGGGATAGCTACCGGGCGTCCGTTGAAAAAGAGTTAGTGGGCAACTTCAATAAGTTCACCGTTGATTCGCTGGAGACTTGGAGTTTTGTGCTGAAGATCTGTCAGCCGTTGCTGTTCAGACATGATAATACTAAGTGTTTTAG gTACACACGCACTATGCCCAAAATCTGGTATTCAGAGAAGGCCAAAATATGTCCGTGCGTGAAGGACCGTGAGATTGTCTACAACGAACTTGAGACGTGTAAGATGAATCTGGTCGACCGAGTCTATGGATGTGACca GATACCAGAAGTGGAGCTCCCCAAATCGAGGACTTGGTACCCACGTTTCGCGAACTGTCTCTCCGAATCCAATGCCCTCACTCCCATAGTCCCGGCGAGCGACTGGGAGGCAGACGACAGTCAGAACGAAACTCCTCTTGTCAAG GACAAGAGGAGGTCAAGCACTCCTCAACGAAGCGAGGAGGTATACCTGGATAGAGAGTATCAGAGGTATGTCAGCAGTAG GTTCATGGAAGCCGTATGGCCAGATGTAGCAGAGTCCAAAGCTGGTACTCCCAGAAGTACGACGCCAGTCAGACAGGAGAACAGAAAGAAGAAAGTGGAAGATAAAGAAGGCGAGGCAGAAGACAAGAAGAAAGCTAAGAAGATGAAGTTGAGTAGTGAAGGGTGGAGTCAGGAGTCGGATATTGAAGAGGAGGTGGAGAAAAG CAAAAAGATTAAAGATAAGAAAATACGCAAGAGGAAGCACTCGTCTTCACTGTCTGAGAGCGATGAGGCTGgcaagaagaaaaagaagtcTATGAAGAAGAAACAGAag GATAGCtcaaaagcaaaaacaaaattagcGAAACGTCGACGGCTaagtaagaaatatttaaagaagttgaaggaaaaacagaagaaaaagaagaagaatgaGTCAGAAGATGAGGACGAAGAAAAAG aaaacaaaaagaaagagAAGAAATTGAAAAGGAAGAAActacaaaagaaaaagaaagctCAAAAGAAGAAAAAGGCGAAAGCTAAGTCTTCTAGCAGTTCGTCATCCTCTACAACATCCAGTAGCTCTTCAGACACCGACTCCGAAGCAGAGAagagaaagaagaaaaagaaaaatgcagAACTAAAAAAGAAGAAACGGAAACAGTCTTCTTCTGAGTCCACTCAAAGCGAAGAGTTATTCGACGTCAATATACTGAATAATATCAAAACGGAACGATTGACGGACGATGAGAAAAAACAATCGTTAGTCTTCTCCCCAAGAAGACAGAAACCGAGAGAGATAATCAACGTGAAAGAATTACAAAATGATTTTGTAGgtaacaatatacatattaaaaaagaagTAGAAGAGACTAGACAAGAGGTAGTTAAAATGGCGGACATAGAGTTGGAAGAGAAGGAGTTTGCGACGGAATCTGACTCGGTAATCGAACCCGTTGTACCTGAGGTCACTGAAGTACATGAGATTAAAGAGGAGATCTCTTTCCAG GAATCCCAAGAAAGCCAAGAACCGCTACAACCTCACGTGGACCAACCACTACTCGAAGAGTCCAACCTATCCCAATCCTCACAAGAGTCCACGACCAGCAAAGACATTCCTTACGAAAAGGACGACAGCCACCTTCGACCCTCATCACAGAACTCCAATTATAGCTTCAATGACGTCATCAACGCCAGTCAGCATTACCAGAAAGATGAGGAAGACAAATTCCAGGAGTATGAGCAAGGGAACTATGAGATGTATGAACAGCTCGCTATGGCTTACCAAAGTGATGTCGCTAAACAG TCGACACCATCAACCGGTGAGGATCCATTCTTCGCATCCCAGCGTATTGAGACAGTGGTACGGGCGCGGTCGCGAGGGGAGATCAAGTGCGACTGGCGCGCGGGAGACGAACCCAGTACCCCTGTACCTAATAACAACCAACGACCTTCTAGATGGG GTCTAAAACCAGGGCAGGTGAACATAGTGCTGACGGGTGGGGATGACTACCCGCCGCGCAATGAGGAGCCGGTCTACCAGATACAGACCATTGCTAACAGGAGCGAGAACAACAGCTCGGG TAGCTACGATGAAGCATACGAAGACATGTACGGTGCGTCCGACAGGTTGCAGTACGGAGATTGTTTCAACACGGACATCGAACCCCAACCCGCCGAGGAGAGCAACGAGCCTATTAAACACAAGAGCAGCCTGGATGACAGGATAGATCAAGCTTTGAGAACTACAG TGCTCGGTGAAGTGGCCAAGGAGGCTGAGGAGGACGGAGACAAGGACGGCCCGGAGAAAGGAATCCTAGTCAC TAAAGCGGAAAACCGTGGAGCTAAGCGAGTGAGCTTCGCGGACGGCTACAAGCCCGGCCAGGACTCGGACGTCGAAGAACCGCCTGTTAGGAAG aaGAAGAAGCCACGTCGCTTCGGCTGCGCATGGCCGTGTCCCGCGACTCACATCGACCACGTCCCACTGTGGGACGCCCTGCCCCCACCACCGCCACCACCCGGGTCGCCACCCCCCAACATACGACTAGCCATGCAGATGATGATACAAGCACCCATGCTACAGCAACAGAACATGATGCAACCTCCCATGATGCAACAAACACCAAACATGATGCAACAACCGCCTAACATGTTGCAGCAACCGCCGAACATGTTACAGCAACCTCCGAACATGTTGCAGCAACCGCCTCAGTTGTTGCAACAGCCTCCAAATATGTTGCAACAGCCGCCGCAAATGTTACAGCAGCCTCCGCAACTGTTGCAGCAACCTCCACAGATGTTGCAGCAACCGGGCGTCAAGCCTATGATGTCGGCACCATTCCCTATGCCTTCGAAATTAG ACCCCAGCGTATCGTTACCAA
- the LOC118280607 gene encoding uncharacterized protein LOC118280607 isoform X5: MDCEGILKAGSESQDSDEPAPPGISKADFNKSDIGIPTSSTPKPSTSTIGFKLVPSQKGVENAKKRLRAFSIQKKSPMAPVPVPKAISGGNTTVFIGKLSHVKTTPKVEKPDDAEQKKPPKPPKPGQARKTMQDSYTELQKRTLHEIEDMKRKMELVDLGIPLGLICPSATNDKAMPTKAMPPIKTFLDPSKLDEIIREAKKAKAEGREFKFDYQKILPDYDNPFQRKKDEIEKVRKISEDRDRDRDIRKKLDKERDKSRRKSDKYDKDSRRHSSHRRDDKDKRKDDKDKYRDRDRDRDKSREKTEEKREDKKDERKEDRKDEKKEKEQTPVAKKKSDKPSEKDPKETDVNLSEYLVCDSWSLDNEDRPNFSPKTDDKLKNIPIPKEVKPKETTEAKKDTTDSPKTTPAKKIEKLQPVIDSFKFEIDPNDDELLDMFDESSDIEKFATKTRKKDDSSMFDSPIDMKIFDFDQSKGSDVLTDDTFLESVINEIKQENMSDEDSQDKGLVEYDSPSKESQSPRVERISITPELDERMFVNLQSSRSDYSDGYRSTESGYKSTESGYKSSASSKGDSYRASVEKELVGNFNKFTVDSLETWSFVLKICQPLLFRHDNTKCFRYTRTMPKIWYSEKAKICPCVKDREIVYNELETCKMNLVDRVYGCDQIPEVELPKSRTWYPRFANCLSESNALTPIVPASDWEADDSQNETPLVKDKRRSSTPQRSEEVYLDREYQRYVSSRFMEAVWPDVAESKAGTPRSTTPVRQENRKKKVEDKEGEAEDKKKAKKMKLSSEGWSQESDIEEEVEKSKKIKDKKIRKRKHSSSLSESDEAGKKKKKSMKKKQKDSSKAKTKLAKRRRLSKKYLKKLKEKQKKKKKNESEDEDEEKENKKKEKKLKRKKLQKKKKAQKKKKAKAKSSSSSSSSTTSSSSSDTDSEAEKRKKKKKNAELKKKKRKQSSSESTQSEELFDVNILNNIKTERLTDDEKKQSLVFSPRRQKPREIINVKELQNDFVGNNIHIKKEVEETRQEVVKMADIELEEKEFATESDSVIEPVVPEVTEVHEIKEEISFQEIPLPAPKQTEKQHTDHIADTHTDTTIQTHKDVIEPSTPTPTDLYDPTKPDTSPSPPDKESQESQEPLQPHVDQPLLEESNLSQSSQESTTSKDIPYEKDDSHLRPSSQNSNYSFNDVINASQHYQKDEEDKFQEYEQGNYEMYEQLAMAYQSDVAKQSTPSTGEDPFFASQRIETVVRARSRGEIKCDWRAGDEPSTPVPNNNQRPSRWGLKPGQVNIVLTGGDDYPPRNEEPVYQIQTIANRSENNSSGSYDEAYEDMYGASDRLQYGDCFNTDIEPQPAEESNEPIKHKSSLDDRIDQALRTTVLGEVAKEAEEDGDKDGPEKGILVTKAENRGAKRVSFADGYKPGQDSDVEEPPVRKKKKPRRFGCAWPCPATHIDHVPLWDALPPPPPPPGSPPPNIRLAMQMMIQAPMLQQQNMMQPPMMQQTPNMMQQPPNMLQQPPNMLQQPPNMLQQPPQLLQQPPNMLQQPPQMLQQPPQLLQQPPQMLQQPGVKPMMSAPFPMPSKLDPSVSLPNFLPPEPPPSLLTFPITSIKTNIN; this comes from the exons ATGGATTGCGAAGGGATATTAAAGGCTGGATCGGAGTCCCAGGACTCTGATGAGCCGGCACCGCCAGGTATTTCCAAGGCCGACTTTAATAAG TCTGACATTGGAATACCAACATCCTCAACTCCGAAACCAAGTACGAGTACCATCGGCTTCAAGCTTGTCCCGTCGCAGAAAGGAGTAGAGAATGCCAAGAAGAGATTGAGAGCATTCTCCATACAGAAGAAGAGTCCTATGGCACCTGTTCCTGTACCCAAAGCCATTAGCGGTGGAA ATACAACAGTGTTCATCGGTAAACTAAGTCATGTGAAGACTACTCCGAAGGTGGAGAAGCCTGATGATGCAGAACAGAAGAAGCCGCCAAAGCCTCCGAAACCTGGACAGGCTAGGAAAACTATGCAAG ATTCCTACACAGAACTCCAAAAGCGTACATTACATGAGATAGAAGATATGAAGCGTAAAATGGAACTCGTAGACTTGGGTATTCCTCTGGGTCTGATCTGCCCTAGTGCTACCAACGATAAGGCTATGCCTACCAAAGCTATGCCGCCTATCAAGACATTTTTGg ATCCGTCTAAATTAGATGAAATTATTAGAGAAGCTAAAAAAGCCAAAGCTGAAGGCAGAGAGTTCAAATTTGATTACCAAAAGATATTACCAGATTACGACAACCCTTTCCAACGTAAAAAAGatgaaattgaaaaagttaGAAAGATAAGTGAAGATAgggatagagatagagatataAGGAAAAAGTTAGATAAGGAAAGAGATAAGAGTAGGAGAAAGAGTGATAAGTATGATAAAGATTCTAGAAGACATTCAAGTCATAGAAGAGATGATAAAGATAAGAGAAAAGATGACAAAGATAAATATAGAGATAgggatagagatagagataaaTCAAGAGAAAAAACTGAAGAAAAGAGAGAGGACAAGAAAGATGAAAGGAAAGAAGATAGGAAAGATGAGAAAAAAGAGAAAGAACAAACTCCAGTAGCTAAGAAGAAATCAGACAAACCTTCTGAAAAAGACCCAAAAGAAACTGATGTGAATCTGAGTGAATATCTGGTTTGTGATAGTTGGTCCTTAGACAACGAAGACAGGCCAAATTTCAGTCCAAAAACAGATGACAAACTCAAAAACATACCAATACCGAAAGAAGTAAAACCTAAAGAAACAACAGAAGCTAAAAAAGATACAACAGACAGTCCAAAAACGACTCCAGCTAAAAAAATCGAGAAGCTACAACCAGTAATCGATTCGTTTAAATTCGAAATCGATCCAAACGATGACGAGTTACTCGATATGTTCGATGAGAGTTCGGATATCGAGAAATTCGCAACAAAAACTCGTAAGAAGGATGATAGTAGTATGTTTGATTCTCCGATAGACATGAAGATATTTGATTTCGATCAGAGTAAAGGATCTGACGTGTTAACAGATGATACGTTTTTAGAATCAGTCATAAATGAGATTAAACAAGAGAATATGAGTGACGAAGACAGTCAGGACAAAGGTTTAGTAGAGTATGACTCTCCTTCGAAAGAGAGTCAGAGTCCTAGAGTAGAGAGAATCTCTATAACTCCAGAATTAGATGAGAGGATGTTTGTGAATCTCCAGTCTAGTAGGAGTGATTATTCCGACGGGTATCGGTCTACTGAAAGTGGGTATAAGTCTACTGAGTCTGGGTATAAGTCCAGTGCCAGTAGCAAAGGGGATAGCTACCGGGCGTCCGTTGAAAAAGAGTTAGTGGGCAACTTCAATAAGTTCACCGTTGATTCGCTGGAGACTTGGAGTTTTGTGCTGAAGATCTGTCAGCCGTTGCTGTTCAGACATGATAATACTAAGTGTTTTAG gTACACACGCACTATGCCCAAAATCTGGTATTCAGAGAAGGCCAAAATATGTCCGTGCGTGAAGGACCGTGAGATTGTCTACAACGAACTTGAGACGTGTAAGATGAATCTGGTCGACCGAGTCTATGGATGTGACca GATACCAGAAGTGGAGCTCCCCAAATCGAGGACTTGGTACCCACGTTTCGCGAACTGTCTCTCCGAATCCAATGCCCTCACTCCCATAGTCCCGGCGAGCGACTGGGAGGCAGACGACAGTCAGAACGAAACTCCTCTTGTCAAG GACAAGAGGAGGTCAAGCACTCCTCAACGAAGCGAGGAGGTATACCTGGATAGAGAGTATCAGAGGTATGTCAGCAGTAG GTTCATGGAAGCCGTATGGCCAGATGTAGCAGAGTCCAAAGCTGGTACTCCCAGAAGTACGACGCCAGTCAGACAGGAGAACAGAAAGAAGAAAGTGGAAGATAAAGAAGGCGAGGCAGAAGACAAGAAGAAAGCTAAGAAGATGAAGTTGAGTAGTGAAGGGTGGAGTCAGGAGTCGGATATTGAAGAGGAGGTGGAGAAAAG CAAAAAGATTAAAGATAAGAAAATACGCAAGAGGAAGCACTCGTCTTCACTGTCTGAGAGCGATGAGGCTGgcaagaagaaaaagaagtcTATGAAGAAGAAACAGAag GATAGCtcaaaagcaaaaacaaaattagcGAAACGTCGACGGCTaagtaagaaatatttaaagaagttgaaggaaaaacagaagaaaaagaagaagaatgaGTCAGAAGATGAGGACGAAGAAAAAG aaaacaaaaagaaagagAAGAAATTGAAAAGGAAGAAActacaaaagaaaaagaaagctCAAAAGAAGAAAAAGGCGAAAGCTAAGTCTTCTAGCAGTTCGTCATCCTCTACAACATCCAGTAGCTCTTCAGACACCGACTCCGAAGCAGAGAagagaaagaagaaaaagaaaaatgcagAACTAAAAAAGAAGAAACGGAAACAGTCTTCTTCTGAGTCCACTCAAAGCGAAGAGTTATTCGACGTCAATATACTGAATAATATCAAAACGGAACGATTGACGGACGATGAGAAAAAACAATCGTTAGTCTTCTCCCCAAGAAGACAGAAACCGAGAGAGATAATCAACGTGAAAGAATTACAAAATGATTTTGTAGgtaacaatatacatattaaaaaagaagTAGAAGAGACTAGACAAGAGGTAGTTAAAATGGCGGACATAGAGTTGGAAGAGAAGGAGTTTGCGACGGAATCTGACTCGGTAATCGAACCCGTTGTACCTGAGGTCACTGAAGTACATGAGATTAAAGAGGAGATCTCTTTCCAG GAGATCCCGTTGCCCGCGCCAAAACAAACAGAGAAACAGCATACAGATCACATTGCCGACACACACACGGATACGACGATACAGACACataaa GACGTAATCGAACCTAGTACCCCGACTCCGACAGACTTATACGACCCTACTAAACCCGACACATCACCGTCACCGCCAGATAAA GAATCCCAAGAAAGCCAAGAACCGCTACAACCTCACGTGGACCAACCACTACTCGAAGAGTCCAACCTATCCCAATCCTCACAAGAGTCCACGACCAGCAAAGACATTCCTTACGAAAAGGACGACAGCCACCTTCGACCCTCATCACAGAACTCCAATTATAGCTTCAATGACGTCATCAACGCCAGTCAGCATTACCAGAAAGATGAGGAAGACAAATTCCAGGAGTATGAGCAAGGGAACTATGAGATGTATGAACAGCTCGCTATGGCTTACCAAAGTGATGTCGCTAAACAG TCGACACCATCAACCGGTGAGGATCCATTCTTCGCATCCCAGCGTATTGAGACAGTGGTACGGGCGCGGTCGCGAGGGGAGATCAAGTGCGACTGGCGCGCGGGAGACGAACCCAGTACCCCTGTACCTAATAACAACCAACGACCTTCTAGATGGG GTCTAAAACCAGGGCAGGTGAACATAGTGCTGACGGGTGGGGATGACTACCCGCCGCGCAATGAGGAGCCGGTCTACCAGATACAGACCATTGCTAACAGGAGCGAGAACAACAGCTCGGG TAGCTACGATGAAGCATACGAAGACATGTACGGTGCGTCCGACAGGTTGCAGTACGGAGATTGTTTCAACACGGACATCGAACCCCAACCCGCCGAGGAGAGCAACGAGCCTATTAAACACAAGAGCAGCCTGGATGACAGGATAGATCAAGCTTTGAGAACTACAG TGCTCGGTGAAGTGGCCAAGGAGGCTGAGGAGGACGGAGACAAGGACGGCCCGGAGAAAGGAATCCTAGTCAC TAAAGCGGAAAACCGTGGAGCTAAGCGAGTGAGCTTCGCGGACGGCTACAAGCCCGGCCAGGACTCGGACGTCGAAGAACCGCCTGTTAGGAAG aaGAAGAAGCCACGTCGCTTCGGCTGCGCATGGCCGTGTCCCGCGACTCACATCGACCACGTCCCACTGTGGGACGCCCTGCCCCCACCACCGCCACCACCCGGGTCGCCACCCCCCAACATACGACTAGCCATGCAGATGATGATACAAGCACCCATGCTACAGCAACAGAACATGATGCAACCTCCCATGATGCAACAAACACCAAACATGATGCAACAACCGCCTAACATGTTGCAGCAACCGCCGAACATGTTACAGCAACCTCCGAACATGTTGCAGCAACCGCCTCAGTTGTTGCAACAGCCTCCAAATATGTTGCAACAGCCGCCGCAAATGTTACAGCAGCCTCCGCAACTGTTGCAGCAACCTCCACAGATGTTGCAGCAACCGGGCGTCAAGCCTATGATGTCGGCACCATTCCCTATGCCTTCGAAATTAG ACCCCAGCGTATCGTTACCAA